A window of Sediminitomix flava genomic DNA:
AAAATAGAAAAATAAAATAAAAAAGTAGGTAACAAGGGGCATATTCCACAGCCATATGCGATGCAATCTGGCTGCGATACCATGCCCGAGACGTTAGCGAGAAATATTAATGAGGATTAAACTAATAATACTATTATTCATGATTTCACATTCGTCGTTTGCTTGTAGTTGCAAATGGCTTGGTGATTTTTTTGAGGCTAGTAAAAAAATGGATCTTATCGTAAAAGCAGAGGTTATTGAAAAACTGAAAGAAGATGAGCCGTTTGATACGATAATGCGAATTAAAATACTTGAAAAGTACAAAGGGAATGAAGAACAGAATGAAATTTTAGTTTATGGGGATAAAGGAGCTGATTGTTTAGCTTACATAAGTGAATTTGAGTTGGGCGAAGTGTATTATTTAGCTTTGGGAAAGTCTTTAATATCTAATGACAAGTATTTGCAAGGTAATTGCGGTGAGCTTTATCTGACTGAAGGCCGTAGGTGGAAAAATGATAGGAAAGAAAGGGGTTTTATCAAAGTACAAACGAATTTCAGGAATGAATGAGACAGAGTTTATAAAAAGATTGAAGTCTGAAAATTTCCAAATAAATTATAAAATACTCTTATTTTCAACATTAATATTTATACTATTTATTTATGTATTCAGAGTATTTTTAAGTAATAAAAAATCTCGCTAACAAGGGGCATATTCCACAGGCAGCTATGCGACGCAATCTGCCTGCGATACCATGCCCGATTCGTTGTGCTTCATTAATGATATCTTGAATGAATAGAATAGTAAATTTCGGATTATTGATATTGACGCTTTTATTCTCAAATTGCTCGACATACTTGGAACTTGAGGATTATTTGGATGTGTCTACCCCTTTTAATTTGACTAATCAGACTATTGACACTGAAACAGGATTAACAGAAAGAAAATCTGAAACTATCGAAGTGAACTCTGAAAAATGGAAAAAATTAATTGATTGGAGTACGGGTAAGAGAGAAGGTTGGACAACATCACCTGCTTCATATATTGGAGATATTTCTGTATCACAAGGAGATTTCAGATTAATTCACACAAGAGGTTCAAAAGGAGTTGTAATTGCTTTTACAGATAAAGAAGGAAAACCAAAACAATATACTAACGTAATTCAAGAAGGAGAATTGAGTTTTCTTTACGAACAATAAAAACGAAAGCACAACAAGGGGCATATTCCACAGCCATATGCGATGCAATCTGGCTGCGATACCATGCCCGGGTCGTTGTACACAATTCATGAAATATTCTAGTGGAAATTTAGAAAGATATGCTATAATCTTGATGTATATCAGCTTATTGGGCTGGTTACTTTTAGATGATAAAAATATTCTTGAGTACGTATCTTTCTTTGCTTTAGGATTTTACATTTTAGGATTTATGCTTGAATGTAGAAAAATAATTAAAAAAGTAAAGCCTTCAACAGGACGATTATTTGCTTACAAAAGGACTTTCATAGGTGTCGATTTTATTTGGATAGCACTTTTACAAATACTGATTATAACAAATTGGCAATATGATAATTTTTCAATTCAATGGATTTTAGTACCATTTTGGTCAACGATCTTGTTAAAAGGTTTTTTAAAACAGATTTATGATGATTATTATATTCTGATTGATGAACATAAGATTAGAATTAGTGAACATCAAGAGTTTGTAATAAACGTGTCAGATATAAATGAAGCAGTCAAAAAAGAAGAAAAGTATCGTTTGATTAGTAAAACAGATAATATTGATATTTACTTCAATAGAATTGCGCCTTCATCAAGAAAGGAATTGAAAGAAGAGTTAGATGAAATTATCAGCTCAAATAAAATAAACTGTGTACAACAAGGGGCATAGTCCACAGGCATCTGCGACGCAATCTGCCTGCGACACCATGCCCGAGCCGTTGGCTACAATTAGTAAAATGGTACTAGAGATTACAGATTTGAATAAATGGAAAATAGAAAGGGAAATCGGAAAAAGAAAGTCCATTGATTTTTCAAAAATGTCTCCAATTGGTAGTACATCATATTTTTTGAAAGACTTTATATCTTTTGATAAAGAACAAGATCAAAGAAAACTAAAGTTGAACTCAAAATGTATTTTCGAATTATTTACAGATGGGATTTTACTACATTCGAATTATTCAACAAGTCAACTTCTAATTCCGATTAAATACTCTGACATAACAGATCTAAAACTAATTAAAGGTGATGAACTTGTGAACCCAAGAAAATTTTCTCTGATGTGGATTCTATTAAAACTAGGAGTTCCTTTAACCATTTCTCGATATTTTTGGGGAGGTCGTACTATAAGTTATTCAATTGGAGATACTGAGCTAATAATAAGTACCACCTTTTTTAAAATGAAAATGATAACAAATGGTTTTACGTTTGAAAGTCAAGAGGATTTTTTTAGAAGACTACCAATAGAAAACATTCAAATAATAAAATAAAACTGTAGCCAACAAGGGGCATATTGCACAGTCAGCATTGCGACGCAATCTGCCTGCGACATTATGCCCGTATCGTTGGCAACAAGCAAAAAATGAAGAAGTACGGGATTAAAATATTATACGGAATATTATTAATAGGAATTGTCATTTCAATTTTTCATGCGTTGAATGATAGTGGAGGTTCTGCATTCGGAAATATCATTGAGACATTTATTTATACCTCTCTACTGATATTTATAACATCTATTGCTCTATTAATATTATCGTTTAAATATTTTTCTAAAAAAGTGGCTATTTGGATTTTATTGCTTTTAAGTATTCCTCTTGCGATAAAATATATTAGCTATTCTGTCAATGAATTATATTTAGAAATGATTGACACAACAACTCCTAAAGAATTTGTTTATGAAGTTGAAGTTGATTCAAATAGTTACCATAAAGACAAAGCTAGATTACAAAAACAGATTGACAGTTTAATAAAAATCGAAGTTATTGTAAAACCTGCAGAATTAGCACCTAGATATTTTGGTGGTCAATTTTATAAGGATACATTAAAAAGAGACTGGGCAATAGATTTATCTTTTTCGTTAGAATACAAACAAACGATTGTTGACACTCTTTTTTATAATGAAAACGGGAATGAGGTTGTTGCTGGATTGTTAATAAACAAGGTGTTTAATGAATATATTGATTATCCGAATGGAGGTATTGAGTTTATTGGAAGAGGTTTTAGATATTACAAAGATAAAATTAAGCCTTTTGTGATGCTTAGTAATTCAGTATCGGGGCATAAGACTTATAGTTCTTGTTCTGACAGATTAAGATATTACTATTTCAAGAAAATTGGTTCTTATGAAAACAAACTTAATATGAATGACACCAGATTTTTGAACAGTAGTGAACAATAAATGCCAGTTGCCAACAATAAATATACGTAATGCGGGGCGATGTGATAAATTTGAGCTTTAGAGCAATTAATAAACGAAGTAGCGGTTTGATAGTGAAGTGCATTGAAATCCCGCACTACGCATATTCGAGACGTTGTGTGGAATAACTAAGTGAGAATATGAATGTAGGAGTTGTTTTAGTAGGAGTGATTTTTTTAGCAATGCTTTCGTATATGATAATTATGGGAGTTAATGGCTTTAAAATGAATAGGGAAATATGGCGGAAATTAGAAGTTGACTTCCCCGATAATGATAATAAGCAATTTTTACATATTTGTAGGATTAGAAGAGCCTTTTTACGAGGACTACCTATTACTTTAGATAAACTTAAAATAGGTGAACAAGGAATATGTATTACACCATTTTTTTATTTAACTCAGAATTCAATTTATATACCATACAAGCATCTTAATTTCCTTAGAAAGGAAAAAACAAGTTTGAGAAGTGAGAGGTCGGGGAATTTTATAGAATTGAAAATTGATATATCAGTTCCTATTCTAATTACTTTAAGAGAGCGTGATTCAAAAATTCTTCTTGATTTAATTAGGTATTCAAAAGCAAAAAAGAAATAAATCTCCACACAACAAGGGGCATATTCCACAGGCAGCTATGCGACGCAACCTGCCTGCGATACCATGCCCGTATCGTTAGGGTGCATTTGAAAATGACAATGAGAATACTAATTACAATATTGACTTTTAGTCTTCTAACAGCATTTCATAACAGACAGGAAAAGACGATTTTGAATTTTGCGAGTGAGCAGACTGACTTTGAAATACTGCAGTCTTTTAAAGCAGGGTACTTTGTTAATTCAATTGAAAATCACGAACTTCACGATAAGAAATATGAGATTGCAATTAAGGCTAAAAAATCTCACTCTAATAAAAACAGCTACGACAAGACAGTTTATACACGAATTCAAATGTGGCAGTTTGACTTTGGGACAACAGAAAAAAGAATTCAAGCGACAGATTCACTCTTGAACTGCTTTCCGAATGACTGCGCGAAAATCAAAAGGCAGATTGACCAAGGACTAAAAATAACACCGTCAATTTGGATTATTGAAGACAAGACAATCTACATCGCCCGAACAGCTTGTGAACAAGTTGACGACAAGTGGACTGAATTTAAAGGTGAATTTGCAGACTCATTCGCAGATAACAGCACAGAAATAATTGTGACTGAGTGTGGTAAATTAACTTGGACGACAAAAGAAAAAATAAAAAACGCACCCTAACATCGGGTATAAGCCACAGCCGCCTAAAGGCAGGCTCCGGCCCATACCCTAGGCGTTAGGCAAAATTATTAAGTGAGCATTTTTTTAATTAAGATTCTGCAAATTCCCCCAAATCGTAAGTAGAAAAGGTGAATTCGGAATTGCAGATTTTAGATTTTAAAACAGACTTAATTTCAGAATCAGATCGACTGATTTATAAAAGTCGGCAAACGAATCTTATCTGAATCTAAAATTCAAAATGAGGACGAATTGAGAACTCAAATGAGCGTGAAAACAGATTTTCTCTTATCAGAATTTTAGTGAATTTTCAAACTGCCAATTGGATTTAATCTCAGATCAAAATACTCTGCAAATTTCCATGAAATGTGGCGAAAAAGGAATTTGAATTTAGAACGTAAAACACTCTATAAATTCTCATAGAGCGTAGAAATAAACAAATGAATTAGCACGTGAAAAAGTTCTGGGTAAAATCAACTTTAACTGATTCGCAAAAAGAGAAAAATAAAAAAACTTTGCCTAACAAAGAGCATAGCCCACAGGCAGCCTGCGACGCAATCTGCCTGCGTTACCATGCTCAGGGCGTTATGGCTAATAATTCTAAATAATTAAGGTAAGTCGAAAGCAAAATGGTTATTTCAATTTTATCAATACTTGGTTTAGCATATAGTTGGAAGGATGGAAAGGGAAAATTCCAAAAAGTAATTACAACTCTTTTAGCTATTTCTTTTTTGATTTTGCTATTCAATTCAAAAGAATTAAGAATTTCAAGTACCCTACTTCAACTATTAGTATCCTTTTTTTGTGTGATTTTCTCTTTTAGAGCAAAACGTATAAATGGATTAGATAGATTTTTAATTGGTGGATTTGGTATAACTTCAATTTTCACTAATATTTTTAGAGTTATGCATTATCCTTATCAATTTGAATTATCGTTTTTGCTTTTACTAATTAGTGTAATATACCTGTTTAGTAGAGTTTATTTGAAAGATATCAAAGGATCAGCTCATTTAGGTTTCATGCTAATTTGGGGATCATATGCTATTCTAAACTTCGTAGATATAGTTAACTAATTTGATTCATATTTTTGAATTTATAGTATAAGCTATACTGGAAAATAAAACAAAAAAAGCCATAACAAGGGGCATATTGCACAGGCAGTGTGCGACGCAACCTGCCTGCGACACCATGCCCGAGTCGTTGTGGCTAATAAGACATGATTAAGAAAATACTATTACTAATAATTGGTTTCTTCATTTCAGGTTGTGGTAATAAGAAACCTATTGCTTCTAAAGCAATTCCCAAAATGATGCAAGTAGATTTGACAGGAGTTGATATTGATGACTTTCCTGTTGGTTTTGGACAGGTATTACAATTTGAGAATGGAAATGACTCACTGAAAGCCGTCGTTTTAGACTTTAGTGATGAAATTGAAGATAAATGGGTTGGAGTTTGCTTTATTAATCAGAATAAGCTTTTTGGTCGACAAATTCCAAGCGGATTAATCAATACACAATGTCTTGATTTGTTAGATTTGACTTATATCCATACTCAAGCTTTTACAAATTTTAAGGTACTTGAAACTATTACAGTAGATAAAACAAAAGTAGGAGTAGGTTCTCGTAGTGTGGTAAAAACTTTTTCTGATATAAAAAGTAATTTTGATTGGGGTATTGAGCAAAGATTGAAAGAGCAAACGCCATTCAATCAAGGACTAACAGATCCGAATGCAATAAGAGAGTGTTATTTCGAAATTGCAAAAATTAAAAAATAGCCACAACAAGGGGCATATTCCACAGCCATCTGCGATGCAATCTGGCTGCGATACCATGCCCGAGTCGTTGGCAACAATTATGAAAAAACTACTTATTTTTTTAATGCTTTTGACAAGTTGTTCAGAAGTTTATAAGACAGAAGTTATTGAAAAACTTCCTGATGGAACACCTATAATTGTAAAGGAATATCTAAAAAAAGGGGATGACTTTTATATACTTAAAAATTATTATTTGAACGGAAATATCAGATTTGAAGGAAAGGTATCAAATGATAAATTAGTTGAGTACAAAAAGTTTTATTTCGAGAATGGTAACCCTAGTAAATACATTGAATTAGAAGATTCGGTTGAATTAGAATACTGTTGTCCTAATGGTAATTATATACACTATTATGAAAATGGGATAGTTAAGGAAACTTATAATTTGCGTAATAAAAAAAATGAAGGACTATTACTCCATTATGATACACTAGGTAAAAAACTATTTGAGATTAACTTTTCCAAAGGTTTAAAAGATGGAATAGCCAAAAAATATTATTCAAATGGGGCATTACATTCAATTCGAACTTACGAAAATGATACTTTAATAGGTGAATCTCATTACTTCAAAGAAAACGGAGATTCGTTAATTACTTATTCTGTTTTTTCGGGAGTAGAGACATTACCAATTAAAAAATGGTT
This region includes:
- a CDS encoding toxin-antitoxin system YwqK family antitoxin gives rise to the protein MQKLKNSHNKGHIPQPSAMQSGCDTMPESLATIMKKLLIFLMLLTSCSEVYKTEVIEKLPDGTPIIVKEYLKKGDDFYILKNYYLNGNIRFEGKVSNDKLVEYKKFYFENGNPSKYIELEDSVELEYCCPNGNYIHYYENGIVKETYNLRNKKNEGLLLHYDTLGKKLFEINFSKGLKDGIAKKYYSNGALHSIRTYENDTLIGESHYFKENGDSLITYSVFSGVETLPIKKWLGNGQVFFADYINYDLAEFIWTDSLGRELKRVEVAWGKESEYYSDGYWLFPQ